A single window of Flagellimonas maritima DNA harbors:
- a CDS encoding GNAT family N-acetyltransferase: MKSEKNPEFFSILVKTDKISKLCSEIRYHGQHVVFDDKKQSFKYSPVLSLHSLRLVPNYFELSYKNTNYKMKAISQFNWGYSILLNSIKTVDDYLEVQFKSKYRSIIRRYVRRLEKCFDIEYKLFHRTINVEDYDFLMKSLHDMMVKRFQQRKEEHKNMDEWEKIVKTTYKLILDGSASLFVIYNGKQPIEISLNYHFDKILFSTISSYDIDYSKFGLGHVEIYKQLEWCLKNGYILFEMGVGGMDYKRRWSNNIYNYEHRIVYQNIKGGNLLAMVEINKIKLKEYLKSKKLNTLRDRFFGILKKNDTTSITPDFEISKIENFENNHQVEDLEQIDLRTTNFSFLKKYVNDFLYATETHTSQVKVYKVIQNDTFYINGKGKIQRITGLSLF, from the coding sequence ATGAAGTCTGAAAAAAATCCTGAATTCTTTTCAATCTTGGTTAAAACCGATAAAATTTCAAAACTCTGTTCTGAAATTCGGTACCATGGGCAACATGTTGTTTTTGATGATAAAAAACAGAGTTTCAAATACTCTCCCGTACTGTCCTTACATTCTTTGAGGTTGGTGCCAAATTATTTTGAGCTTTCATATAAAAATACCAATTACAAAATGAAAGCCATATCCCAATTCAATTGGGGCTATTCCATTCTTTTAAATTCGATAAAAACAGTTGATGATTATTTAGAGGTCCAGTTCAAATCAAAATACAGGAGCATTATACGTAGATATGTAAGGCGGTTAGAGAAGTGTTTTGATATTGAATACAAATTGTTCCATAGAACTATCAACGTAGAGGATTATGATTTTCTGATGAAATCCCTACATGATATGATGGTAAAACGTTTCCAACAACGAAAAGAGGAGCATAAAAACATGGACGAATGGGAGAAAATCGTAAAAACGACCTATAAATTAATTCTAGATGGAAGTGCATCCCTATTTGTAATCTATAATGGAAAGCAACCTATAGAAATATCATTGAACTACCATTTTGACAAAATTCTTTTTAGTACAATTTCATCTTATGATATTGACTATTCCAAATTTGGGTTGGGCCATGTTGAGATCTACAAACAATTGGAATGGTGCTTAAAGAATGGATATATATTGTTTGAAATGGGCGTTGGCGGCATGGACTACAAAAGAAGATGGTCCAACAATATCTATAATTACGAACACCGAATTGTTTATCAGAATATAAAGGGCGGCAATTTGTTGGCAATGGTAGAAATAAATAAAATCAAGCTCAAGGAATATTTAAAATCAAAAAAACTGAATACGCTTCGCGATAGATTTTTTGGTATTCTAAAGAAAAACGATACCACATCTATAACTCCTGATTTTGAAATTTCCAAGATTGAAAATTTTGAAAATAACCATCAAGTAGAAGATTTAGAACAAATTGACTTAAGAACCACGAATTTTTCGTTTCTGAAAAAATATGTAAACGATTTTTTATATGCAACCGAAACACATACCTCTCAAGTAAAAGTATACAAGGTCATCCAAAATGATACTTTTTACATAAACGGAAAAGGGAAAATCCAAAGAATTACTGGATTATCTTTATTCTAA
- a CDS encoding GNAT family N-acetyltransferase, whose product MESSPYLSEPFISTWIKHFNEGKPFVQFNFMEQLSFVEHSRFPIYFNTGKTNTKGLSYTLIPIKFDGPSSKVFFIYDVHGAFQSKDSFSNANIGRLSSMQYIGYLCDLKGHSNLDTYMNQVISKSSRYKFRMYKRKLESSFNIHYRAYFGDIAKQEYEFLFNRFKKLLEKRFREKRIQNNNLEPKEWNFYKEVTFSMILKQQAALYVVYDGEEPIAITLLNFSKKIAFDVIRTFDIDYSNFRLGTISLMQQLQWCIAQGFETLDFSKGHFEYKKRWATRSYNFEYHIYYDSRSVLASFIAFSMNMYYGLKQFLRDKNLAAVFHNSIFWLRNGNTTTEILPDYCFRENPEIYKEESLSYIKLDDEKNHSFKRMFYEFLYRYSEHKTDTKLFKVSKNPGLFLIKGKNSSVEAILK is encoded by the coding sequence ATGGAAAGTAGTCCGTATTTATCCGAACCATTTATATCAACTTGGATAAAACATTTTAATGAGGGGAAGCCTTTTGTCCAGTTCAACTTCATGGAACAACTTTCCTTTGTTGAACATTCCCGCTTTCCCATATATTTCAACACGGGAAAGACCAACACCAAAGGATTGTCCTACACCCTCATACCCATCAAATTTGATGGCCCAAGCAGTAAAGTTTTTTTCATATATGACGTTCACGGTGCATTTCAATCAAAAGATTCGTTCAGCAATGCCAATATTGGAAGGTTGAGCAGCATGCAGTATATAGGATATCTATGTGATTTAAAAGGGCATTCTAATTTGGATACCTATATGAACCAGGTAATCAGTAAAAGCAGTAGATATAAGTTTAGAATGTATAAAAGAAAATTGGAGTCTTCCTTCAATATTCATTACAGGGCATATTTTGGAGACATTGCCAAACAAGAATACGAGTTCTTGTTTAATCGATTCAAAAAACTTTTAGAGAAAAGATTTCGCGAAAAAAGAATACAAAACAACAATCTCGAGCCTAAAGAATGGAATTTTTATAAAGAGGTTACATTTTCTATGATTTTGAAACAACAAGCTGCTCTTTATGTAGTTTATGACGGTGAAGAACCTATTGCCATAACCCTTCTTAATTTTTCAAAAAAAATCGCTTTTGATGTGATTCGAACTTTTGATATAGACTATTCAAATTTTAGATTGGGAACAATAAGTCTTATGCAACAATTGCAATGGTGCATTGCCCAAGGTTTTGAAACGCTTGATTTTTCAAAGGGTCATTTTGAGTATAAAAAAAGATGGGCGACAAGATCATATAACTTTGAATACCACATTTACTATGATTCCCGCTCTGTTTTGGCTTCTTTTATAGCTTTTTCAATGAACATGTATTACGGATTGAAACAATTTCTTAGGGACAAAAATCTTGCAGCGGTTTTTCATAACAGTATTTTTTGGCTACGGAACGGGAATACAACTACAGAAATTCTTCCCGACTATTGTTTCAGGGAAAATCCAGAAATTTATAAAGAAGAATCTCTATCATATATAAAACTCGATGATGAGAAGAATCATAGTTTCAAACGTATGTTTTATGAATTTTTATACCGATATTCAGAGCATAAGACAGATACAAAACTTTTCAAAGTTTCAAAAAATCCTGGTTTATTTTTAATTAAAGGAAAGAATTCATCGGTTGAAGCAATACTTAAATAA
- a CDS encoding GNAT family N-acetyltransferase: protein MVYKNDSVFQVITGKKQWMQLLFEIGDFDFYHTYDYHCISKSDGERPKLIVYRKQDKIIALPIIVRPISNTDYFDATSVYGYVGPLTKNITEKFDTLDFQLKLNTFFKKENIISVFTRLNPFLPYQEHVLNKLGKIEKLGKIIYIDLLDSEIEQTSGYSRTTKRYLKKLKDSCYCKISNEYADILRFIDLYYENMDRVEAASEYYFGEKYFRELLNSPDFDAELMFVHLKDTDEAIAAALIVKTSDRMAQYHISGTLMSHLKISPMRFLIDQMRAKCSEENYNYFNIGGGLGGQNDSLLQFKSSLSKKFKTFKVWKYIVDENVYNKLSNEVKTNPMEKRHRFFPSYRSKF, encoded by the coding sequence ATGGTGTACAAAAATGATTCTGTATTTCAGGTTATTACTGGTAAAAAGCAATGGATGCAATTGCTTTTTGAAATTGGGGATTTTGATTTTTATCACACGTACGACTATCATTGCATATCAAAAAGTGATGGTGAGCGACCAAAATTAATTGTCTATAGAAAACAAGATAAGATAATTGCCCTTCCCATAATTGTGAGACCAATTAGTAATACAGACTACTTTGACGCGACCTCTGTCTATGGCTATGTAGGGCCTTTGACAAAAAATATTACTGAAAAGTTCGATACGCTAGATTTCCAGCTCAAACTGAATACTTTTTTTAAAAAAGAAAATATTATAAGCGTATTTACGAGACTCAATCCTTTTCTACCTTATCAAGAGCATGTCTTGAACAAATTGGGGAAAATAGAAAAATTGGGCAAAATTATATATATAGACTTATTGGATAGCGAAATTGAGCAAACCTCCGGATATTCCCGAACCACAAAAAGATATCTAAAAAAACTGAAAGATTCTTGTTATTGTAAGATAAGCAATGAATATGCTGATATTCTCAGATTCATAGATTTATACTATGAAAATATGGACAGAGTAGAGGCAGCTTCTGAATATTATTTTGGTGAGAAATATTTCCGCGAATTACTGAACAGCCCTGATTTTGATGCAGAACTAATGTTTGTTCACCTTAAAGACACTGATGAAGCTATTGCAGCGGCCTTAATTGTAAAAACGAGTGACAGAATGGCGCAATACCATATATCTGGAACATTGATGAGTCATTTAAAGATAAGTCCAATGAGGTTTTTGATAGATCAGATGAGAGCTAAATGTTCTGAAGAAAATTATAATTACTTCAATATAGGTGGAGGATTGGGTGGACAAAATGATTCACTTCTTCAATTTAAATCTTCCTTATCAAAAAAATTCAAAACTTTCAAAGTGTGGAAATATATTGTTGATGAAAATGTATACAATAAATTAAGTAATGAAGTTAAAACAAATCCAATGGAGAAAAGACATCGTTTTTTTCCAAGCTATCGCTCTAAATTCTAA
- a CDS encoding GNAT family N-acetyltransferase, producing the protein MVRTKTIVFLRNLLVKGNLSPFYTKVTGFNKELYHITPKVCLALQDNLFYIKDVPNYLQVDPPNKLKLRIIRALEGYIIRFDGFSVFKDYLDKNFGAKSKSNFRRYTTRLEKCFNIDYKIYYGNITKDEYERLFKVLRELLIKRFHQKKEANYELQHLDEFKTILFDLIIDKKANLFVIYDDEKPISVRINIHFKRMAYYILSAYDIDYAKFHLGTIEMLKNIKWHYEQNFEAYDLLKGYGYYKKKWMTHTYHCENHIVYDPTSPSAVIFSFLKVVWGRSYYSLVKMLKSVGANKPYKKLKKHLFKIKNPRISQKKVSPIAIDSIHSNETLVIIDIKSDNDYAFLKKSVYDFIFYTQESFNDIRVYKLKKRPSHFLICGKTQKKALVLQ; encoded by the coding sequence ATGGTGAGAACAAAAACAATCGTTTTTCTAAGGAACCTTTTAGTAAAGGGCAATCTATCCCCCTTTTACACTAAGGTTACCGGGTTCAATAAAGAGCTTTACCATATTACTCCTAAGGTATGTCTTGCTTTACAAGATAATTTGTTTTATATAAAGGACGTTCCGAACTATCTACAGGTAGATCCGCCAAATAAACTCAAATTGAGAATAATACGTGCTTTAGAAGGCTATATAATTCGTTTTGATGGTTTTTCTGTGTTCAAAGATTACTTGGACAAAAACTTTGGCGCTAAAAGCAAATCCAATTTTAGAAGATATACCACTAGATTGGAAAAATGTTTTAATATAGATTACAAAATTTACTACGGAAATATTACAAAAGATGAGTACGAAAGATTGTTCAAAGTATTACGGGAACTTTTGATAAAAAGGTTTCATCAAAAGAAAGAGGCAAATTATGAGCTGCAACATTTAGATGAGTTTAAAACAATTTTGTTCGATTTGATTATTGATAAAAAAGCGAATCTATTTGTAATTTATGATGACGAAAAACCAATAAGTGTCAGAATCAATATACATTTTAAAAGAATGGCATATTATATACTTAGTGCTTATGATATCGATTATGCCAAATTTCATTTAGGTACTATTGAAATGTTGAAGAATATAAAATGGCACTACGAACAGAATTTTGAAGCGTATGATTTATTAAAAGGGTACGGGTACTACAAAAAAAAATGGATGACACATACCTATCATTGTGAAAATCATATCGTTTATGACCCAACATCCCCAAGTGCTGTTATATTTTCCTTTTTGAAAGTCGTCTGGGGCAGAAGTTATTATAGCTTGGTAAAAATGTTGAAATCAGTGGGTGCCAACAAACCCTACAAAAAATTGAAAAAACATTTGTTCAAAATAAAAAACCCAAGAATTAGTCAAAAAAAAGTTTCCCCTATTGCCATTGATTCCATACATTCAAATGAAACCCTGGTTATTATTGATATAAAAAGTGATAATGATTATGCCTTTCTTAAAAAAAGTGTGTACGACTTTATTTTTTATACCCAAGAGTCATTCAATGACATAAGGGTATACAAATTAAAAAAAAGGCCATCCCATTTTCTAATATGTGGTAAAACTCAGAAAAAAGCTTTAGTGTTACAATGA
- a CDS encoding GNAT family N-acetyltransferase yields MSFMKKSEYLRFNFFFDFFLKNKAFPSFYAKITETFSGERFDDQQIRKTIGIANKVISIYDIPGYLKVEPKHENESTVLEIPLYSGYLINLSGYSDFQNYMQAKFKKVRRSQLRRLTKRLDLCLRPTYKVYYGAIEKAEYDHLFKTLLVMTERRFIQKKERNFEIPFLKMYRKIMYPLILEKRASIFVIYDRDKPINISLNFIDKNIVFHWNSCFDIDYSVFSIGRINIVNHLQWSYENGFKLFDMGRGDFFHKRKWVDNTYTYKEQLVFDSKSFYAIVSAYSRFLLLKLRYYFIHIMKALKLHLWYGKFITYRYASSREFKDKLSKQEITIVRDDFEFPPIDQLKKVKFNQIESSLLICSVNNFIHKNQIYIQNLSVFSEIGNHNTFYLKWNKEVQKLIISSKEETS; encoded by the coding sequence ATGAGTTTCATGAAAAAATCTGAATATTTAAGATTTAACTTCTTTTTTGATTTTTTTCTTAAAAACAAAGCCTTCCCCTCATTTTATGCTAAAATCACGGAAACATTTTCGGGGGAAAGATTTGATGACCAACAAATACGCAAAACTATCGGAATAGCAAACAAGGTGATTTCAATATACGATATACCGGGCTATTTAAAAGTTGAACCAAAGCATGAAAACGAGTCGACAGTATTGGAAATTCCCCTTTATTCCGGCTATCTGATAAATTTAAGTGGATACAGCGATTTCCAAAACTATATGCAAGCCAAGTTTAAAAAAGTAAGGCGTTCACAACTGCGGAGGCTGACCAAAAGACTTGATTTATGTTTAAGACCAACCTACAAAGTTTATTACGGAGCAATTGAAAAAGCGGAATATGACCACCTGTTTAAAACACTATTGGTCATGACAGAGCGACGGTTCATTCAAAAAAAAGAAAGAAATTTTGAAATACCCTTTTTAAAAATGTACCGGAAAATTATGTACCCCTTGATATTGGAAAAAAGGGCAAGCATATTTGTTATCTATGATAGAGACAAACCAATTAACATCTCATTGAACTTTATTGACAAAAACATCGTTTTTCATTGGAACAGCTGTTTTGATATTGATTATTCTGTATTTAGCATAGGTCGTATAAATATTGTAAACCATTTGCAATGGAGCTATGAAAATGGTTTTAAATTGTTTGATATGGGAAGAGGTGATTTTTTCCACAAGAGAAAATGGGTAGATAACACATATACCTATAAAGAACAACTTGTTTTTGATTCCAAATCATTTTATGCGATTGTCTCAGCTTATAGTAGATTCCTTTTATTGAAATTAAGGTACTACTTTATCCATATCATGAAAGCTTTAAAATTGCACCTATGGTACGGGAAATTTATAACCTACCGTTATGCGAGTTCTAGAGAATTTAAGGACAAACTCAGCAAACAAGAGATAACTATTGTCCGTGATGATTTTGAATTCCCCCCGATCGACCAACTGAAAAAGGTAAAATTTAATCAAATTGAAAGCTCTTTGCTTATTTGTTCAGTCAATAATTTTATCCATAAAAATCAAATTTATATTCAAAATTTATCGGTCTTTTCAGAAATAGGAAATCACAATACGTTCTATTTAAAATGGAACAAAGAAGTTCAAAAGCTCATTATATCTTCTAAAGAAGAAACATCATAA
- a CDS encoding GNAT family N-acetyltransferase: MGKSLAKSPTRFVFDLFLDRKILPLYSPKLKNKISHKIILGENKPVKVSNTHPFTVKDIPDYLELSTQGNYPFKCKEIRQYEGFLVNLTKHNNINSYLTDNLNKRNRKNVFAKRNKLHERHNIKYVCYHKNIDRLEYDRLFKRFYTFLEKRFHEKRILNRYLDNWNTIHRDVYQKIIDGCASLYVIYDKKEPISITLNFHLGDIVFSHIHAYDILYSNYNLGDVNMLANIEWCLENKVSVFDLSMGKTYNKQKWCNHTYYFVYHIFYDRKSTRSKILSDIIILKLKFLQYLRNKNIVGKLFQYDRLLYWKKAKEI; the protein is encoded by the coding sequence ATGGGCAAATCCTTGGCAAAATCTCCGACCCGATTTGTTTTTGACCTTTTCTTGGATAGAAAGATTTTACCGCTGTACAGTCCAAAACTAAAAAACAAAATAAGCCATAAAATTATCTTGGGAGAAAACAAACCTGTAAAAGTATCTAACACCCATCCATTTACCGTAAAGGATATTCCTGACTATCTAGAACTCTCCACACAAGGAAACTATCCTTTCAAATGCAAAGAAATTCGTCAGTATGAAGGCTTTTTGGTCAATCTTACCAAGCATAATAATATAAATTCTTATCTCACTGATAATCTCAACAAAAGGAATAGAAAAAATGTATTCGCAAAACGGAACAAGCTGCATGAAAGGCACAACATAAAATATGTCTGTTATCACAAAAATATCGATAGGCTTGAATATGATCGGTTATTTAAACGTTTCTATACTTTTTTGGAAAAACGTTTCCATGAAAAAAGAATTCTAAACCGTTACCTTGATAACTGGAACACTATCCATAGGGATGTCTATCAAAAAATAATTGATGGATGTGCTTCCCTATATGTCATTTATGATAAGAAGGAGCCAATTTCCATTACTCTGAACTTCCATTTAGGGGATATTGTTTTTAGCCATATCCATGCATATGATATCTTATATTCCAACTATAATCTGGGGGATGTGAACATGCTCGCGAATATTGAATGGTGTTTGGAAAATAAAGTTTCAGTTTTTGACCTTTCGATGGGAAAGACCTATAACAAGCAGAAATGGTGCAACCATACCTATTATTTTGTTTATCACATATTTTATGATAGAAAATCCACCAGAAGTAAAATATTATCGGATATCATTATATTGAAACTAAAATTTCTTCAATATTTGAGAAATAAAAATATAGTGGGCAAATTATTTCAGTATGATAGATTACTATACTGGAAAAAGGCCAAGGAAATATAA
- a CDS encoding OmpA family protein: MKTINRVIFLLALLFISIINAQEAQLTKKDSIAESFWMVTLGTNFVDDSGDEFRELFDFEEAWNTVPYPSRISIGHYFKSGLGLEAIGSYNKYNEGKIIDDVVNPQDTDYLGLDFRVSYDLNKILGETGFFDPYIGVGAGYTDANNQGRGTYNAIVGFRTWLSDHWGLDFNSTGKWTMNSENSTNHVQHAVGVAYRFNVKKGISRRGEEKLAFLEEFEDKQQRIKDSIDAKQKEDEKARLLAEQLEREKVANQLAAEEKAKKDAEDAERARIKSEIEELGNVYFKLNSSYLTSNDKKLLDKLVMILEDSPTLEVNITAHTDSRGTDKYNQWLSERRAKRTVDYIISKGIDGKRITYDAFGEAKLVNECNDNTPCSEEKHGHNRRSEITIVSF; this comes from the coding sequence ATGAAAACTATAAATAGAGTCATATTTCTGCTGGCACTTTTATTCATATCTATTATTAATGCACAAGAAGCCCAGCTTACAAAAAAAGATAGTATTGCCGAAAGTTTTTGGATGGTTACTCTGGGAACTAATTTTGTAGATGATTCTGGTGATGAATTTAGAGAACTTTTTGATTTTGAAGAAGCATGGAATACAGTTCCATATCCATCAAGAATAAGCATTGGCCACTATTTTAAAAGTGGGCTTGGACTGGAAGCGATCGGTAGTTACAATAAATACAATGAGGGAAAGATAATTGATGATGTTGTTAACCCTCAAGATACAGATTATCTAGGATTGGACTTTAGGGTTAGTTATGACTTAAATAAAATCTTGGGTGAAACTGGTTTTTTTGACCCCTACATAGGTGTTGGAGCTGGGTATACAGATGCAAATAATCAGGGTAGGGGAACATATAATGCCATTGTAGGGTTCAGGACTTGGTTGTCAGACCATTGGGGTCTTGATTTTAATTCCACAGGCAAGTGGACCATGAATTCTGAAAATAGTACAAACCATGTTCAACATGCAGTAGGTGTAGCCTATAGATTCAATGTTAAAAAAGGAATTTCCAGAAGGGGAGAGGAAAAGTTAGCGTTTTTGGAAGAGTTTGAAGATAAGCAGCAACGTATAAAAGATTCCATTGATGCTAAACAGAAAGAAGATGAAAAAGCCAGATTGTTGGCAGAGCAATTGGAAAGAGAGAAAGTAGCAAATCAGCTTGCTGCCGAAGAAAAGGCAAAAAAGGATGCAGAAGATGCAGAACGAGCTAGAATAAAAAGCGAAATCGAGGAATTGGGCAATGTATATTTTAAATTAAACTCATCCTACCTTACTTCCAATGATAAAAAACTATTGGATAAGCTTGTCATGATTTTGGAAGATTCACCTACGCTAGAGGTGAATATTACCGCTCATACAGATTCCAGGGGAACAGATAAATACAATCAATGGTTGTCAGAAAGAAGGGCAAAACGAACCGTAGATTATATTATCTCTAAAGGAATAGATGGGAAAAGAATAACTTACGATGCATTTGGAGAAGCTAAATTGGTGAACGAATGTAATGATAACACACCCTGTTCAGAAGAAAAGCATGGTCATAACAGACGTTCGGAAATTACTATAGTCTCATTTTAG
- a CDS encoding GNAT family N-acetyltransferase — translation MIDYYTGKRPRKYNLRPKINIYTMPKSGEQHNPKTIDFLNRFLEKRNPPPVYGKIENTLSKKKVFEDPRKIEEMSGKLFQVYDFPSYLRPTVNQKADGWKLNVLNTYSGSMINLTQYEGIDDYLKQNFSAGRRSKFRTYKKRLEIAFNIEYKTYYGYISKQEYNNLFDALYQMITRRFSQRNLQNHDIGNWEVYKEIAYPLINKKEGVLFVIYHDKKPISISFDILFDKIVYGYLRSYDIDYAKFYLGFIDANRQLEWHFTNGFEIFDLLKGQYDYKSKLTDSSYYFQKHIIYDSKSFAASIQGTLTTIRVKLFYNFIKLLKMFKVHLIYHKLMDYIIQRKLSKYPLTASTKNKEVISCVDIVELEDSKILKPISLENRDFFFLKKHVYDFLYTNKESLDSIKLFELKGESNAFAICGQKKIRKIAFETV, via the coding sequence ATGATAGATTACTATACTGGAAAAAGGCCAAGGAAATATAACTTACGTCCTAAAATCAATATTTATACGATGCCCAAATCTGGCGAACAGCATAACCCTAAGACAATTGATTTTCTGAATAGATTTCTAGAGAAAAGAAATCCTCCTCCCGTATATGGTAAAATAGAAAACACCTTATCAAAAAAAAAGGTGTTCGAAGACCCGCGCAAGATTGAAGAAATGTCGGGCAAGTTATTCCAAGTTTATGATTTCCCCAGTTATTTAAGGCCAACGGTAAATCAAAAAGCAGACGGATGGAAACTAAATGTGCTCAATACGTATAGCGGCTCCATGATCAATTTAACACAATATGAGGGTATTGACGATTACCTAAAACAAAATTTCAGTGCTGGTAGGAGGTCCAAATTTAGGACTTACAAAAAGCGTTTGGAGATTGCTTTCAATATAGAATATAAAACCTACTATGGCTATATTTCCAAACAGGAATACAACAATCTTTTTGATGCACTGTATCAAATGATCACGCGTCGTTTTTCCCAAAGAAATTTGCAGAACCATGATATTGGAAATTGGGAAGTCTATAAAGAAATTGCTTACCCGTTAATCAATAAAAAGGAAGGTGTGCTATTTGTGATTTATCATGACAAAAAGCCTATTAGCATCAGTTTTGATATTCTGTTCGACAAAATCGTTTACGGTTATTTAAGAAGTTACGATATTGATTATGCCAAATTCTACTTAGGTTTTATAGATGCAAATAGACAACTTGAATGGCATTTTACGAACGGCTTTGAAATTTTTGACCTTTTGAAGGGACAATATGATTACAAATCTAAGCTTACAGATAGCTCTTATTACTTTCAAAAACATATTATATATGACTCCAAATCTTTTGCGGCTTCAATTCAGGGCACATTGACTACTATAAGGGTAAAGTTATTTTATAACTTCATAAAGCTTTTGAAGATGTTCAAAGTACATTTAATCTATCATAAGCTTATGGATTATATAATTCAGAGAAAGCTCTCTAAATATCCTTTAACAGCATCAACAAAAAATAAGGAGGTAATTTCATGCGTAGATATTGTTGAACTTGAGGACAGTAAAATCCTTAAACCAATATCCTTGGAAAACCGTGATTTTTTCTTTCTAAAAAAACACGTATATGATTTCTTGTACACTAATAAAGAATCACTGGATAGTATAAAATTGTTTGAGCTAAAAGGAGAATCCAATGCTTTTGCAATTTGTGGTCAAAAAAAAATACGGAAAATTGCTTTTGAAACCGTCTAG
- a CDS encoding MBOAT family O-acyltransferase, with product MLFNSFNFLLFFPIVVLGFYLVPHKLRWLWLLAASYYFYMAHEPVLILLLIVSTLVDYYCGLKMYKAKPKTKKLFLALSTGVNIGILFVFKYLYFFTSSIQDFLSFFGASTVQEEPLNSYNFGQLLLPIGISFYTFQTLSYSIEVYRGNFRPEKHLGKFALYVSFFPQLVAGPIERASHLLPQLVRKVSIDLPNIKKGLILMAWGFFLKVVVADRLGIYVDEAFIDPESPHGVSLILGSIFFCFQIYYDFSAYTSIAIGAARVMGYDLVQNFNRPFFATSASQFWKRWHISFMRWLRDYLYRPLVRNFKLNRFSAVIIVFFINGLWHGANWTFVIWSLLNALLLVLEVATNRFRTKLFRKLKIPKRIIALTGWSVMAAYLTISLIFFRSPSIAHALAYIRSMFYFKSLHFNILGNYLELFLCFLFILIVQTIHYFKGNNRVYELVTNQSRPMRWGLYIGYIMVIVLFSINRQNTFIYFQF from the coding sequence ATGCTTTTCAATTCCTTTAATTTTCTTTTGTTCTTTCCAATAGTTGTATTGGGTTTTTATTTAGTACCACATAAATTACGTTGGTTATGGTTACTGGCCGCAAGCTATTATTTCTATATGGCGCATGAACCAGTATTGATTTTGTTGTTGATTGTCTCCACTTTGGTAGATTATTATTGTGGACTAAAAATGTACAAAGCCAAACCAAAAACAAAAAAATTGTTTCTTGCATTGAGCACAGGTGTCAATATAGGTATACTCTTTGTATTTAAGTATTTGTATTTTTTTACGTCATCAATTCAAGATTTTTTATCCTTCTTTGGAGCTTCTACTGTTCAAGAAGAACCTTTAAACTCCTACAATTTTGGTCAACTTCTATTACCTATCGGTATTAGCTTCTATACATTTCAAACCTTAAGCTATTCCATAGAAGTATATCGGGGAAATTTTCGCCCTGAAAAACATTTGGGCAAGTTTGCCCTTTACGTATCCTTCTTTCCCCAATTGGTAGCAGGACCTATAGAAAGAGCCTCTCACCTTTTACCCCAGTTGGTCCGAAAAGTATCTATAGATCTGCCAAATATTAAAAAAGGGCTCATTTTAATGGCCTGGGGATTCTTTCTTAAAGTAGTGGTAGCAGATCGACTGGGAATCTATGTGGATGAGGCCTTTATAGACCCTGAAAGCCCGCACGGAGTGTCTTTAATTTTGGGGAGTATTTTCTTCTGCTTTCAGATTTATTACGATTTTTCTGCCTACACCTCGATTGCAATAGGTGCAGCAAGAGTAATGGGCTATGATTTAGTCCAAAATTTTAATCGTCCTTTTTTTGCTACCTCAGCTTCCCAATTTTGGAAAAGATGGCATATTTCCTTTATGCGTTGGCTAAGGGATTACCTATATAGACCATTGGTACGGAATTTTAAGCTCAATAGATTTTCTGCGGTAATTATTGTATTCTTTATAAATGGTCTTTGGCATGGAGCAAACTGGACCTTTGTAATATGGAGCTTATTGAACGCACTATTATTGGTATTGGAAGTAGCTACAAATAGATTTAGAACAAAACTTTTTAGGAAGCTAAAAATCCCCAAGCGAATAATTGCACTTACTGGATGGTCAGTTATGGCTGCATATTTGACCATTTCGCTAATATTCTTTAGATCGCCATCCATTGCACATGCATTGGCATACATTAGGAGCATGTTCTATTTTAAAAGCTTACATTTTAATATATTAGGTAATTATCTTGAACTATTTTTATGCTTTCTCTTTATACTGATTGTACAAACAATTCATTATTTTAAGGGAAACAATAGAGTTTATGAGTTGGTCACTAACCAATCAAGACCAATGAGATGGGGTCTTTATATTGGATATATAATGGTTATCGTATTATTTTCCATAAATAGACAGAACACATTCATTTATTTTCAATTTTAG